A genomic region of Lycorma delicatula isolate Av1 chromosome 4, ASM4794821v1, whole genome shotgun sequence contains the following coding sequences:
- the tko gene encoding 30S ribosomal protein S12 technical knockout: MNNLFRRITNTATNLIQLSCNSVIERGYASLGHMHKTGPIYKYRPNRNPLEGKSQAKGIVLKTLIKKPKKPNSANRKCVLVRLSTGKEMVAYIPGIGHNLQEHNVVLVEPHRLQDTPGVRLRCIRGVYDLPHVIKETRK, encoded by the exons atgaataatctgTTTAGAAGAATTACAAACACTGcaacaaatttaattcaattatcgTGTAATTCTG ttattgaacGTGGATATGCATCATTGGGCCATATGCATAAAACTGGGCCAATATATAAGTATCGACCAAATAGAAACCCGCTTGAAGGAAAATCACAAGCTAAAGgtattgtactaaaaacattGATTAAAAAACCGAAGAAACCAAATTCGGCCAATAGAAAGTGTGTTTTAGTTCGTCTTAGTACCGGTAAAGAAATGGTTGCTTATATTCCAGGTATTGGACACAATCTACAAGAACACAATGTTGTATTAGTAGAACCTCATAGATTGCAAGATACACCTGGTGTTCGATTAAGATGTATTAGAGGTGTTTATGATTTACCACATGTTATAAAAGAAACAAGGaagtag